A stretch of Methanosphaerula palustris E1-9c DNA encodes these proteins:
- a CDS encoding multiprotein bridging factor aMBF1 — MITGPSAKRVRIEGAELEVCGQCAKYGVEVQQPKKPALKRNVPGAKATPVVHHRRDAFDMMDGEIVDDYGERIRKARAARGMSQKDLALAVKEKEMLIKKIEKGDLIPEDDVRKKIEKELLIRLVDSPEDPIEKRRADQVKTTFGDLISIKRQP; from the coding sequence GTGATCACCGGCCCCTCTGCAAAACGAGTCAGAATTGAAGGTGCAGAGCTCGAGGTCTGTGGTCAGTGTGCCAAATACGGGGTTGAAGTGCAGCAGCCAAAGAAACCTGCACTGAAGCGGAATGTCCCCGGAGCCAAAGCAACGCCAGTTGTTCATCACAGGCGCGATGCCTTTGATATGATGGACGGGGAGATTGTTGATGACTATGGCGAGCGGATCAGGAAAGCCCGGGCAGCGAGGGGCATGTCCCAGAAGGATCTCGCGCTTGCGGTAAAAGAGAAGGAGATGCTGATCAAGAAGATCGAGAAGGGCGACCTGATCCCTGAGGACGATGTGCGTAAGAAGATCGAGAAGGAACTGCTGATCAGGCTGGTCGACTCGCCTGAGGATCCGATCGAAAAGAGGCGTGCCGATCAGGTGAAGACGACGTTCGGCGACCTCATATCCATCAAGCGACAGCCCTGA
- a CDS encoding protoporphyrinogen/coproporphyrinogen oxidase: MVNHINRALQPLIVKTAILGGGLTGVTLARLLAAEGQSVVVLEKEDRIGGLCRSVTAEGFTFDRGGSHIIFSRDQQVLELMHAILGQNRSVRHRSTKIFYKGKYLKYPFENGLADLPKEDLYYCISEFIRTLIASEKGEVPPPATFKDWILATFGQGIADCYMIPYNEKIWKYPVDRMSCHWVDGRIPRPPVDDIIRSAIGIETEGYTHQAIFSYPTAGGIEALVTAMAEPIRDRIRTGFTVRSIRRNDNGWEISDGEEVIRADRLIATIPLQVLLPCLADVPPAVQQACDRLQYNSVCCVNIGVKGAVPDHSWAYIPDPAVGRFNRISFPSNYSSEVAPPGCSSVLAEITYRNGDEVAGMSDQQMIEHVVGSLDTMGVIRADQVIFTGVEREQYAYVIYDLEYTAHIATIREFCSRAGIELVGRFAEFEYLNMDGCIRHVLDLLEKHP; the protein is encoded by the coding sequence ATGGTCAACCATATTAACCGAGCCCTCCAACCATTAATTGTGAAAACAGCGATTCTGGGGGGAGGGCTCACCGGTGTCACGCTCGCACGTCTACTGGCTGCAGAAGGACAGTCCGTGGTGGTGCTGGAGAAGGAGGACCGGATTGGAGGGCTCTGTCGCTCGGTCACTGCAGAAGGGTTTACTTTCGACCGTGGCGGCTCCCATATCATCTTCAGCCGGGACCAGCAGGTGCTCGAACTCATGCACGCGATCCTCGGTCAGAACCGCTCTGTCCGTCATCGTTCGACCAAGATCTTCTATAAAGGGAAGTATCTGAAGTATCCATTCGAGAACGGGCTCGCGGACCTGCCGAAGGAGGATCTGTACTATTGTATCAGCGAGTTCATCAGAACCCTGATCGCCTCCGAGAAGGGGGAGGTTCCCCCGCCTGCTACCTTTAAAGACTGGATCCTGGCGACGTTCGGGCAGGGGATCGCCGACTGTTACATGATCCCATACAATGAGAAGATCTGGAAGTACCCCGTCGACCGGATGTCCTGTCACTGGGTGGACGGACGGATCCCACGGCCGCCGGTCGATGATATCATCAGGTCGGCGATCGGGATCGAGACCGAGGGGTATACCCACCAGGCGATCTTCAGTTACCCGACCGCCGGGGGGATCGAGGCGCTGGTCACGGCGATGGCAGAACCGATCAGGGACCGCATCAGGACTGGATTTACGGTCAGGTCGATCAGGCGCAATGACAACGGCTGGGAGATCAGCGACGGGGAGGAGGTTATCCGGGCGGACCGGCTGATCGCGACCATTCCACTGCAGGTCCTCCTCCCCTGCCTGGCAGATGTCCCTCCTGCGGTCCAGCAGGCCTGCGATCGACTCCAGTACAACTCGGTCTGCTGCGTGAATATCGGGGTGAAAGGAGCGGTCCCCGACCACTCCTGGGCATATATCCCAGACCCGGCCGTCGGCAGGTTCAACCGGATCTCATTTCCGTCCAACTACAGCAGCGAGGTGGCCCCACCGGGATGCTCCTCAGTGCTCGCCGAGATCACCTACCGGAACGGGGACGAGGTGGCCGGCATGTCCGATCAACAGATGATCGAACACGTGGTCGGATCCCTGGATACGATGGGCGTGATCAGAGCCGACCAGGTGATCTTCACCGGGGTCGAGCGGGAGCAGTACGCCTACGTCATCTATGATCTGGAGTATACCGCACATATCGCGACGATTAGAGAGTTCTGCAGCAGGGCAGGGATCGAACTGGTCGGAAGGTTCGCCGAGTTCGAGTACCTGAATATGGACGGCTGCATCCGGCACGTCCTCGACCTCCTGGAGAAGCATCCATGA
- a CDS encoding glycosyltransferase family 4 protein: MKVDFYVEDMFFFKYIGCATVAKMLYRELVATGELEMTWKGMPGNADLVHYHTFGPLAMAHCQLATGVRVLTAHSTPRINNGNIAFYKTINRIYPKIYQRFDHIITISESCHQEVLTMAPDVPATLIPNGVNRTYFRPDQDRRERFREHYHIGDDEKVVLTVAQMTPRKGIYDFLALAKAHPDIRWVWVGGLPYGPVSKDYRRIKEMSENAGDNVIFTGYVDEIADPYNGADLFLMPSHAETFGLVILEALASGLPVIARDIPEFREIFGDQVLYFKDLADVNTRLKDEQQLRTIRASSRAWTEKHDLRTIAEQHLALYRSLVEK; this comes from the coding sequence ATGAAGGTCGACTTCTACGTCGAAGATATGTTCTTCTTCAAATACATCGGCTGTGCGACAGTGGCAAAGATGCTCTATCGCGAGCTCGTCGCCACTGGGGAACTGGAGATGACCTGGAAGGGGATGCCCGGGAATGCAGACCTGGTCCATTACCACACCTTCGGCCCCCTCGCCATGGCTCATTGCCAGCTGGCCACCGGAGTCCGGGTGCTGACAGCCCACTCGACTCCCCGGATCAACAACGGAAACATCGCCTTTTATAAAACCATCAACAGAATCTACCCGAAGATCTACCAGCGGTTCGATCACATCATCACGATCTCCGAGTCCTGCCACCAGGAGGTGCTGACGATGGCCCCGGACGTCCCGGCCACGCTGATCCCGAACGGAGTGAACAGGACCTACTTCCGCCCGGACCAGGATCGGCGGGAACGGTTCCGTGAACACTACCATATCGGCGACGATGAGAAGGTGGTCCTGACCGTAGCCCAGATGACGCCGCGGAAGGGAATCTATGACTTTCTCGCACTGGCGAAGGCTCATCCGGATATCAGGTGGGTCTGGGTCGGGGGACTACCCTATGGCCCGGTCTCCAAGGATTACCGGCGGATCAAGGAGATGAGTGAAAATGCAGGGGACAATGTCATCTTCACCGGGTATGTCGACGAGATCGCCGATCCCTATAACGGCGCCGATCTCTTCCTGATGCCATCGCACGCGGAGACATTCGGACTGGTGATTCTCGAGGCCCTTGCGAGCGGGCTGCCAGTGATCGCCCGGGATATTCCCGAGTTCCGGGAGATCTTCGGAGACCAGGTCCTGTACTTCAAGGACCTGGCTGACGTGAACACCCGGCTCAAGGACGAACAGCAGCTCAGAACCATCAGGGCCTCCTCCCGGGCATGGACCGAAAAACATGACCTCAGGACGATCGCAGAGCAGCATCTCGCCCTGTACCGATCACTCGTCGAAAAGTGA
- a CDS encoding ferritin, whose translation MIKKSIEEALNKQVNREYYSAYLYLSMSSYLDSINLKGFAHWLRVQAREELAHGMKLYDHLIAMNGRALLQPIEAPPEEWKSTEEVFEQVYDHEQKVTAMISALMDLTLEKKDYATAAALQWFVTEQIEEEGNALAILEQIKTVGDVPGHLFYLDHHLAKRE comes from the coding sequence ATGATCAAAAAATCAATTGAAGAGGCGCTGAACAAGCAGGTCAACAGGGAGTATTACTCTGCGTACCTGTATCTGTCGATGTCGTCGTACCTTGATTCGATCAACCTGAAAGGGTTCGCCCACTGGTTGCGGGTGCAGGCCCGCGAGGAACTGGCCCATGGCATGAAACTCTACGACCACCTGATCGCGATGAACGGGAGGGCTCTGCTCCAGCCGATCGAGGCGCCGCCTGAGGAGTGGAAGTCGACAGAGGAGGTCTTCGAGCAGGTCTATGATCATGAACAGAAGGTGACCGCGATGATCTCCGCACTGATGGACCTGACCCTCGAGAAGAAAGACTACGCCACGGCAGCGGCGCTCCAGTGGTTTGTGACCGAGCAGATCGAGGAGGAGGGGAACGCTCTGGCGATCCTTGAACAGATCAAAACCGTCGGCGATGTCCCGGGGCATCTCTTCTACCTGGACCACCACCTCGCCAAGCGCGAGTGA
- the mutS gene encoding DNA mismatch repair protein MutS has translation MTGGLSPGMRQYQAAKQQYPDALLLFRMGDFYETFGADAEIVARELDIVLTSRSSDSAGKKIPLAGVPYHAADGYIARLVRRGYKVAVGEQVEDPKKAKGLVRREVVRVITPGTVIESELLGSAEARTLVAVALDRRTDQIGVASLDVSTGAFSVLVTRSGSDCSGLRTELARIGPTEVIVPASADPDLIAAAREICPVVTPYPDESFAPGTANELLKHHFQTATLEGFGCAGLPLAIGAAGAALAYALEMHHAPLTHITTLSTRTAEERMVLDEITLRNLELVSTIRGEAKDGTLLSVLDRTGTSMGARLLKSCLVSPLLNREQIEERLDAVSFFVDHPMVRSEVRSLLHRSADIERIAGRIAYGSATPRDLVTLNRSLTVLPMISSLLSDPEVTVPAEVATAVAGIEDPGSITDLIERALVDDPPANTRNGGMIRDGYDETLDHFRSLSGSGKDWILDLQQKERERTGIRTLKIAYNRVFGYYIEVTKANAALVPAEYDRKQTTTNGERYTTPALREQEQQIAEAEEHLLERETMLFAALLTSLAGSVPMLQQNAASVAWLDLYSALAEVAVQDGFTRPVIIDEPKVLIRGGRHPVVEQHVEGGFIPNDTSMDGAEEQILIITGANMAGKSTYMRSLAILCIMAQMGSFVPADHATIGLVDRVFTRVGAFDDLARGQSTFMVEMVELANILNHVTPQSLVILDEIGRGTSTVDGYSIARAVLEFLHGKGKSGPRTLFATHFHELVDVEATLKRVRNYHLAVQETGTDVIFTRQLIPGATDKSYGIHVATLAGVPRKVTDRATAILAEVMGREYSTTPKKARYTQMLLISPESEAVEHPAVKALRGINPDDLTPLQALQALYALKEHLRGGGV, from the coding sequence ATGACCGGGGGGTTGAGTCCAGGAATGAGGCAGTATCAGGCTGCAAAGCAACAGTATCCCGATGCTCTGCTCCTCTTTCGGATGGGCGACTTTTACGAGACGTTCGGTGCGGACGCAGAGATCGTCGCACGCGAACTGGATATTGTACTGACTTCGCGATCATCAGACAGCGCAGGTAAGAAGATTCCGCTCGCAGGGGTTCCTTATCATGCTGCGGACGGGTACATCGCCCGGCTGGTCAGGCGGGGATACAAGGTCGCCGTCGGGGAGCAGGTCGAGGATCCCAAGAAGGCGAAAGGGCTGGTCAGGCGCGAGGTGGTCAGGGTGATCACGCCGGGAACGGTGATCGAGTCGGAGCTGCTCGGGTCGGCCGAGGCCAGAACGCTGGTGGCGGTCGCCCTGGACCGGCGGACAGACCAGATCGGGGTGGCCTCGCTGGACGTCTCGACCGGGGCCTTCTCGGTTCTGGTCACCAGGTCCGGGTCCGACTGCTCGGGTCTCCGGACCGAACTGGCCAGGATCGGCCCGACCGAGGTGATCGTTCCGGCTTCGGCAGACCCGGATCTGATCGCCGCGGCCAGGGAGATCTGCCCGGTGGTAACCCCGTATCCGGACGAGTCCTTCGCACCCGGCACCGCCAACGAACTGCTGAAGCATCACTTCCAGACCGCCACCCTCGAAGGGTTCGGCTGTGCCGGCCTTCCCCTGGCCATCGGGGCGGCCGGGGCGGCGCTCGCCTATGCCCTAGAGATGCATCACGCCCCGCTGACGCATATCACGACCCTCTCGACACGGACCGCGGAAGAGCGGATGGTGCTGGACGAGATCACGCTCAGGAACCTGGAGCTGGTCTCGACGATCCGGGGCGAGGCGAAGGACGGAACACTCCTCAGTGTGCTCGACCGGACCGGCACCTCGATGGGGGCACGGCTGCTCAAGTCCTGTCTGGTCAGCCCGCTGCTCAACCGCGAGCAGATCGAGGAGCGGCTCGATGCGGTCTCGTTCTTCGTCGACCACCCGATGGTCCGCTCCGAGGTCAGGAGTCTGCTTCACCGCTCTGCAGACATCGAACGGATCGCCGGCAGGATCGCCTACGGGAGTGCGACCCCGCGGGACCTGGTCACCCTGAACCGCTCGCTGACCGTCCTCCCGATGATCAGTTCCCTGCTCAGCGACCCGGAGGTGACGGTCCCTGCCGAGGTGGCCACGGCCGTCGCCGGCATCGAGGACCCCGGGTCGATCACGGACCTGATCGAGCGGGCCCTCGTCGACGACCCGCCGGCGAACACCAGGAACGGGGGGATGATCCGGGACGGCTACGACGAGACCCTCGACCACTTCCGGTCTCTCTCGGGGTCGGGGAAGGACTGGATCCTCGACCTGCAGCAGAAGGAGCGGGAACGGACCGGGATCCGGACGCTGAAGATCGCCTACAACCGGGTCTTCGGCTACTACATCGAGGTCACCAAGGCGAACGCCGCGCTGGTTCCGGCCGAGTACGACCGGAAACAGACGACGACCAACGGCGAGCGCTACACCACCCCGGCCCTCAGGGAGCAGGAGCAGCAGATCGCCGAGGCCGAAGAGCACCTGCTGGAACGGGAGACGATGCTCTTTGCAGCACTGCTGACCTCTCTGGCCGGCTCGGTCCCGATGCTCCAGCAGAACGCCGCATCGGTGGCCTGGCTGGACCTCTATTCGGCCCTCGCCGAGGTCGCGGTCCAGGACGGGTTCACCCGTCCGGTGATCATCGACGAACCGAAGGTGCTGATCCGGGGCGGGCGGCACCCGGTCGTCGAGCAGCATGTCGAGGGCGGGTTCATCCCGAACGACACCAGCATGGACGGAGCGGAGGAGCAGATCCTGATCATCACCGGTGCCAACATGGCCGGCAAGTCCACATATATGCGGTCGCTCGCCATCCTCTGCATCATGGCGCAGATGGGCAGTTTCGTCCCGGCCGACCATGCGACGATCGGGCTGGTCGACCGGGTCTTCACCCGGGTCGGGGCGTTCGACGACCTGGCCCGCGGGCAGTCCACCTTCATGGTCGAGATGGTCGAACTGGCCAACATCTTAAACCACGTGACCCCGCAGAGCCTGGTGATCCTGGACGAGATCGGTCGCGGGACATCGACAGTGGACGGATACAGCATCGCCCGGGCCGTCCTCGAGTTCCTGCACGGCAAGGGAAAGAGCGGGCCGCGGACCCTCTTCGCGACCCATTTCCACGAGCTGGTCGACGTCGAGGCGACCTTAAAGCGGGTTCGGAACTATCACCTGGCCGTGCAGGAGACCGGGACCGACGTGATCTTCACCAGGCAGCTGATCCCCGGGGCGACCGACAAGAGTTATGGTATCCATGTCGCCACCCTGGCCGGGGTGCCGAGGAAGGTGACCGACCGGGCGACCGCCATCCTGGCCGAGGTGATGGGAAGGGAGTACAGCACGACCCCGAAGAAGGCCCGGTATACGCAGATGCTGTTGATCAGCCCCGAATCCGAGGCGGTCGAGCACCCGGCCGTCAAGGCCCTCCGGGGGATCAACCCGGACGACCTCACGCCATTGCAGGCCCTGCAGGCGCTCTACGCCCTGAAAGAGCATCTCCGAGGGGGCGGGGTATGA
- a CDS encoding MBL fold metallo-hydrolase: MEREERFSFIARVPDEPGALHRVAAIITEFGLNITRTQYDQRIDRETVFFEVIGDAGQYRQVLDHLNLAGLLQTSLPKIRILKLYVYLPHQAGALSSFLDLVRQGGANIFFIDFDERGRHPERVTISLNLDQNGVVDDLLGQLSSAYKLEVVEYDPTGHHLDDTIFYVRFAQRVRELIGDGADDSFLLQFLHDINHTVQELMNRGRDPQEVFANVLSAGQTLHKTSKEGFYSDIQQIQVSDLVTLFCFQMPCGGNVFLFKTGDELVLVDTGFGIYHDDIVQMLARYGFTDLSKLTRIIITHADADHCGGSGLFPVPCYMHPGTLEVIRQANRAYGSRSEGSVLEEVYTTMINLFSRFAIPEDVHLFSSEPQGMVGPFPIVGEVTIGDLQFLVLEGLGGHMYAQTYLFCREAGLFFAADCVINFDSLTQARRDYSTLAVLLVTSVNVDSDLARTERKAVVQILNDLNHTRGQEERPCLICGGHGAVSVLDHGRLVPYGTVTHYAAKE, encoded by the coding sequence ATGGAGAGAGAGGAGAGGTTCTCATTTATCGCCCGTGTTCCCGATGAACCCGGAGCGTTGCACCGGGTCGCTGCGATCATCACCGAGTTCGGGCTGAACATCACCCGGACCCAGTACGACCAGCGGATCGACAGAGAGACGGTCTTCTTCGAGGTGATCGGGGACGCCGGGCAGTACCGGCAGGTACTCGATCACCTGAACCTGGCCGGCCTGCTTCAGACCTCGCTGCCCAAGATTCGTATCCTGAAACTGTATGTCTACCTGCCGCACCAGGCAGGTGCCCTGTCTTCGTTCCTCGATCTGGTCCGACAGGGCGGGGCGAACATCTTCTTCATCGACTTCGACGAGCGGGGCCGCCACCCCGAACGGGTCACGATCAGCCTGAACCTGGACCAGAACGGGGTCGTCGACGACCTGCTCGGCCAGCTCAGTTCAGCCTATAAACTCGAGGTCGTCGAGTACGACCCGACCGGCCATCACCTGGACGACACGATCTTCTATGTCCGGTTCGCCCAGCGGGTGCGGGAACTGATCGGCGATGGAGCGGACGACTCGTTCCTGCTCCAGTTCCTCCATGACATCAACCACACCGTACAGGAACTGATGAACCGGGGGCGGGACCCCCAGGAGGTCTTCGCGAACGTCCTTTCCGCCGGCCAGACCCTGCATAAGACGAGCAAAGAGGGTTTTTACTCTGATATTCAGCAGATACAGGTCAGCGATCTGGTCACGCTCTTCTGTTTCCAGATGCCCTGCGGGGGGAACGTCTTCCTCTTCAAGACCGGCGACGAACTGGTGCTGGTCGATACCGGGTTCGGGATCTACCATGACGATATTGTTCAGATGTTAGCACGGTATGGATTCACCGATCTTTCGAAACTGACGCGGATCATCATCACCCATGCGGATGCTGATCATTGTGGTGGATCCGGCCTCTTCCCGGTTCCCTGTTACATGCATCCCGGGACACTGGAGGTGATCCGGCAGGCGAACCGGGCATACGGCTCCCGATCGGAGGGTTCGGTCCTCGAGGAGGTCTATACCACGATGATCAACCTCTTCTCCAGATTCGCCATTCCCGAGGACGTGCACCTCTTCTCGTCTGAACCACAGGGGATGGTCGGGCCGTTCCCGATTGTTGGGGAGGTCACGATCGGCGACCTGCAGTTCCTGGTGCTCGAAGGGCTCGGCGGACATATGTATGCGCAGACCTACCTCTTCTGCAGAGAGGCAGGACTCTTCTTCGCGGCCGACTGTGTGATCAACTTCGACAGCCTCACCCAGGCCCGGCGAGACTACAGCACCCTCGCGGTGCTGCTGGTCACGTCGGTGAACGTGGATAGCGACCTGGCCCGGACCGAACGGAAGGCGGTCGTACAGATCCTGAACGACCTGAATCATACACGCGGTCAGGAAGAACGGCCCTGCCTGATCTGTGGCGGTCACGGTGCCGTCTCGGTGCTGGACCATGGACGGCTGGTCCCCTATGGAACCGTCACCCATTACGCTGCAAAAGAGTAG
- a CDS encoding proteasome-activating nucleotidase — MADTLNHLPEPQKGEDLYRYLLERVTNLEDRNTELREQLRQIEADKRYLETQKVRYEREVRKFKGEIEQMKSPPLVIGTVTDLIDENRVIVRSSAGPRFLVGISQSLNIEEIKPGARCTLNQQSLAIVEILPTNYDAQIYGMEVIEAPSERYEEIGGLEKQINEIREAVELPLKKPEVFRKMGIEPPKGVLLHGPPGTGKTLLARAVAHQTEAHFLRVVGSELVQKYIGEGARLVRELFELAKKKSPSIIFIDEIDAIGASRTESNTSGDREVHRTLMQLLAEMDGFSNRGDVRIIGATNRIDILDRALLRPGRFDRIIEIPAPDIEGRVSILNIHCAGMNIDKKVDIRDIATRTDGKNGADLRSICMEAGMFAIRSDHEMVTLEDFEQSIEKFSNDFERDSLINTSGAMFA, encoded by the coding sequence ATGGCCGACACCCTGAATCATTTACCTGAACCTCAAAAAGGGGAGGATCTCTATCGGTACCTCCTCGAAAGGGTGACAAACCTGGAGGATCGGAATACGGAACTCCGGGAACAGCTCCGTCAGATCGAAGCTGATAAGCGCTATCTTGAAACCCAGAAGGTACGATACGAACGCGAGGTGCGGAAGTTCAAGGGGGAGATCGAGCAGATGAAGTCCCCGCCCCTCGTGATCGGGACGGTCACCGACCTGATCGATGAGAACAGGGTGATCGTCAGATCGAGCGCTGGCCCACGATTTCTGGTCGGGATATCGCAGAGTCTCAATATCGAAGAGATCAAACCAGGGGCCCGCTGCACCTTAAACCAGCAGTCGCTTGCGATCGTCGAGATACTCCCAACCAACTATGATGCACAGATTTACGGGATGGAGGTGATCGAAGCGCCTTCCGAACGCTATGAGGAGATCGGTGGGCTTGAGAAGCAGATAAACGAGATTCGGGAGGCTGTCGAGTTACCCCTGAAGAAGCCGGAGGTCTTCCGGAAGATGGGGATCGAGCCGCCGAAGGGGGTACTCCTCCATGGGCCGCCCGGAACCGGGAAAACTCTGCTGGCTCGGGCTGTCGCTCACCAGACCGAGGCACACTTTCTCCGGGTGGTCGGGTCTGAACTGGTGCAGAAGTACATCGGCGAGGGGGCCCGGTTGGTCAGGGAGCTCTTCGAACTGGCCAAGAAGAAGAGCCCCTCCATCATCTTCATCGATGAGATCGATGCCATCGGAGCTTCCAGGACCGAGTCGAACACCTCCGGAGACCGCGAGGTGCATCGGACCCTGATGCAGTTGCTGGCCGAGATGGACGGGTTCAGCAACCGTGGGGATGTCCGGATCATCGGGGCCACAAACCGGATCGATATCCTCGACCGCGCCCTCCTTCGGCCGGGACGGTTCGATCGGATCATCGAGATCCCGGCTCCAGATATCGAAGGAAGGGTCTCGATCCTGAATATCCACTGTGCCGGGATGAACATCGACAAAAAAGTCGACATCAGAGATATCGCCACACGGACCGATGGAAAAAACGGGGCAGATCTGCGTTCTATCTGCATGGAAGCAGGGATGTTCGCGATCAGATCGGACCATGAGATGGTGACACTGGAGGATTTTGAACAATCGATCGAAAAATTCTCCAACGACTTTGAACGGGACTCCCTGATCAATACGTCAGGGGCCATGTTTGCATGA
- the mutL gene encoding DNA mismatch repair endonuclease MutL, producing the protein MSDQVIRQLDQATINQIAAGEVIERPASVAKELIENAIDAGADQIRCEVTTENGEITRIRIVDNGRGMSREDAAIACLPHTTSKLRTLDDLSTIHTMGFRGEALASIGAVSAMMLVTRQKESTSGTRVSIRGGAIDEVAEAGSALGTTVTVDDLFYNTPARKKFQKSLKTELGHLYGIVERIALANPGIGFRLLLNRRGRITTQRSSNKRDTIVGLYGPELARGLIPVSASDGPVQIEGFISPPAISRLEPYQVHLSINRRDIYNRALLNAIREGYGTLLPKDRYPVAFLDLTIDTTLVDVNVHPAKRQVRLDQEQTVTAAVTAMIRAALDEADLLYRPITYHPAGQKAEGVGETNALYAGSSGAARTGTPAPSSSPSPRRLQQTTAPRLLTTQQLRLTSRPVSPEEGAPGHSNLPEMRVLGQVANTYLIAETPDQTLCLIDQHAAHERILYDQIRRNRTVQTQELITPVLLTVTLQEAEAIREATPIFEREGFRIEEFGRDSFAVSAVPVIFGRIEDPEQVREIIAGVIGEEPGDQTATRNAITSRVACRGAVKAGAALTNEQGEQLLAQLAATEDPFTCPHGRPTVVRFTLEQLAALFLRT; encoded by the coding sequence ATGAGCGATCAGGTGATCCGGCAGCTCGATCAGGCGACGATCAACCAGATCGCTGCCGGCGAGGTGATCGAGCGGCCGGCCTCGGTGGCGAAGGAACTGATCGAAAATGCGATCGATGCCGGGGCGGACCAGATCCGGTGCGAGGTGACCACCGAGAACGGGGAGATCACCCGGATCCGAATCGTCGACAACGGCCGGGGGATGAGCAGGGAGGACGCGGCGATCGCCTGCCTCCCGCACACCACCAGCAAGTTGCGGACCCTCGACGACCTCTCGACGATTCACACGATGGGGTTCCGGGGTGAGGCGCTCGCCAGTATCGGGGCCGTCTCAGCGATGATGCTGGTGACCCGCCAGAAGGAGAGCACCTCCGGGACCCGGGTCTCGATCCGCGGCGGGGCGATCGACGAGGTGGCCGAGGCCGGGTCTGCTCTCGGAACCACGGTCACCGTCGACGACCTCTTCTATAACACCCCGGCACGGAAGAAGTTCCAGAAGTCACTGAAGACCGAACTCGGCCATCTGTACGGGATCGTCGAGCGGATAGCCCTGGCCAACCCCGGGATCGGGTTCCGGCTGTTGCTGAACCGGCGCGGACGGATCACCACCCAGCGGTCCTCCAACAAGCGCGACACGATCGTCGGACTGTACGGTCCGGAGCTGGCCAGGGGGCTGATCCCGGTCAGTGCGTCAGACGGTCCGGTCCAAATCGAGGGATTCATCTCCCCACCGGCGATCAGCAGGCTCGAACCCTACCAGGTCCACCTGAGCATCAACCGGCGGGACATCTACAACCGGGCCCTCCTGAATGCGATCCGTGAGGGCTACGGAACGCTCCTCCCGAAGGACCGATACCCCGTCGCGTTCCTGGACCTGACGATCGATACCACGCTCGTCGATGTGAACGTCCACCCGGCCAAGCGGCAGGTCAGGCTCGACCAGGAACAGACCGTCACGGCGGCGGTGACGGCCATGATCCGGGCTGCACTCGATGAAGCAGACCTGCTCTATCGGCCGATCACCTATCACCCTGCCGGGCAGAAGGCCGAAGGGGTCGGAGAGACGAACGCACTGTACGCCGGTTCCAGCGGTGCAGCGCGGACAGGAACGCCGGCGCCATCGTCATCACCATCCCCCCGCCGCCTGCAGCAGACCACAGCCCCGAGGCTGCTGACCACCCAGCAGCTCAGGTTGACCAGCCGGCCCGTATCCCCCGAGGAGGGTGCACCCGGCCACAGCAATCTTCCCGAGATGCGGGTGCTCGGCCAGGTGGCGAACACCTATCTGATCGCAGAGACCCCGGACCAGACCCTCTGCCTGATCGATCAGCACGCCGCCCATGAACGGATCCTCTACGACCAGATCCGGCGGAACCGGACCGTCCAGACCCAGGAGCTGATCACCCCGGTGCTGCTGACGGTCACGCTGCAGGAGGCAGAGGCGATCAGGGAGGCGACCCCCATCTTCGAACGAGAGGGGTTTCGGATCGAGGAGTTCGGCAGGGATTCCTTTGCGGTCTCTGCGGTGCCGGTGATCTTCGGACGGATCGAAGACCCCGAACAGGTCAGGGAGATCATCGCCGGGGTGATCGGTGAAGAACCCGGCGATCAGACGGCGACGCGAAATGCGATCACAAGTAGGGTGGCCTGCAGAGGGGCGGTGAAGGCGGGGGCGGCGCTGACGAACGAGCAGGGTGAGCAGTTGCTCGCCCAGCTGGCTGCCACCGAGGATCCGTTCACCTGTCCTCACGGACGACCGACCGTGGTCAGGTTCACCCTGGAGCAACTGGCCGCGCTCTTTCTGCGGACCTGA